The Deinococcus sedimenti genome contains the following window.
CACTGTGCTGGCACGGACCGCTACTCTGCAGGTTCATACGCCTGGGTGACCTGACTGCTCGCCGGTACTCTCTGGACAGTGCTTTTCGGTGCGGAGACGTGGTGAGGGTGACCCGGTGATGCGCAGATGGAGATAGCACTCGAAGTGTGGGGGCGTCCCAATTGATCTTTATGTAGCCTTTACTATTGAGTGATGACCGCGCCCCATCAATTCTTCCTGATTGACGACAACCCCCACGATCAGTTGCTCGCCATGGAAGCCTTCGCGGAACTCTGCCCGGACTGTTCCCTCACTGTTGCCAGCGACGGCCAGCAAGCACTCACGCTGCTGCGCGCCGCCGAGATCCTGCCCGACGTGATTCTGCTGGACGTCAACATGCCCCGCATGAACGGTTTCGAAGTTCTTCAGGCGCTCAAAGATGACGTGCGGCTGCGCCTCATTCCCGTCGTGATGCTCAGCACCTCCGCAGCCAGAGATGACATCACGAGCGCTTACACCCTGTGCGCCAGTTCTTATCTCGTCAAAGCGCAGGACTTCGGGGGCTTCTTGGAGCAGATTGAGAGCTTCTTAGAATACTGGCGGCGCTGCGCACTGGCCGCCCGTACCTGACCACCGGCAGCGGCCTCCTGGTCTAGGGCACGCCCGCTCCAGCACGTTCAGAACGATCACCTGTCGGCACTCTGCACGCTGGGACCATCAGGGCGTCCACGCTAGGGCGTGTCGGCCAAGGGGCCACAAAACGCAATCATCAAGCGACACGCGAGCCCTATTGGCTCAGATGCCACAACGGTGAATATTGGACGCATGAAGCCCCCGCGTCCATACGCCAGGCCACTGACGCCCGCCGACCTCCCTGAAGAGGTCAGGGCGCTGCTCGACGACATTCCGCTCCAGGAACCCCCACAGCAGGGCCGCACCTCCCGCGTCGCCTTCACACGTGACGCCAGGGGCGACCCCGTCGTACTCAAACGTTCTGTCGGACCACACCTCGAAGTGATCCGGCGCGAACACCATGCCTTGTGCACCCTTTACCCGCTTGGCGTGCCCGTACCTGAACCGCTCCTCTTTCTTGAGCGACCCACGTCGTTCGGACGTGAAGGGTGGCTGGTGACCCGACGCTTGCTGGGAACGACGCTGGAGACGGCGCTCCGTACTGAGCTTGACCATGCTCTTCGAGTGTCGCTCCTCAGGGACTTCGGCGCTGCATTGGCGCGGTTGCACAGAACGCTGCCCCCGACGGACTTTGGGAGCTTCGATTGGCTCGAAAACGTCTTGACGATCACGAACAGCTTGAACCCAACGACGGATGTGGTTCAGCAGTGGCGCATACGGAATGAGCAACCTACGCCGGTGGCAACGGCCCTCATACACGGCGACCTCTTCCTGGACAACGTAATGACGGCGGACGGACGCGTGACGGGTCTCATTGACTGGGCGTTCGCTGATGTCGGTGACCCGCGCTACGACGTGGCTGTGGCCTGACTACCCTTCAAAACGCACAGTAGGCAGCAGAAAGTCGG
Protein-coding sequences here:
- a CDS encoding phosphotransferase family protein, whose amino-acid sequence is MKPPRPYARPLTPADLPEEVRALLDDIPLQEPPQQGRTSRVAFTRDARGDPVVLKRSVGPHLEVIRREHHALCTLYPLGVPVPEPLLFLERPTSFGREGWLVTRRLLGTTLETALRTELDHALRVSLLRDFGAALARLHRTLPPTDFGSFDWLENVLTITNSLNPTTDVVQQWRIRNEQPTPVATALIHGDLFLDNVMTADGRVTGLIDWAFADVGDPRYDVAVA
- a CDS encoding response regulator; translation: MTAPHQFFLIDDNPHDQLLAMEAFAELCPDCSLTVASDGQQALTLLRAAEILPDVILLDVNMPRMNGFEVLQALKDDVRLRLIPVVMLSTSAARDDITSAYTLCASSYLVKAQDFGGFLEQIESFLEYWRRCALAART